In Bacteroidota bacterium, the following proteins share a genomic window:
- a CDS encoding T9SS type A sorting domain-containing protein — MKKSGALLLLMLVFAVCIVHAQKQYNQWFFGMGCGVDFNSGTPTFMNGSLLTDEGCATWCDVNGQVLIYTNGVSVYNKNHALMPNGTGLNSSVSSTEGAIIVPLPGSASIFYIFTTFSEGMYSIVDLSLNGGNGDVTVKNTLLQSNTNERLSYCKHANGVDYWIMFHGDNTSTFYAFLLTSAGVSSAPVTSTVGVVQSTFLGYMKFNAQASKVACALHYQNTIELFDFDNATGMVTNPVLFPANYPNIYGLEFSLSGKYMYISYGLQNGVIKQFNISSGLLSAILASEYQVGTISSLACGALQMGPDRKIYNSSWGNYYLSCINNPEDSGVACNFVLQQVPISLSVTAGLPNCLSSAFGFAEFDKLCYGDTALLMIQDSGLFAAVAWDFDDPTTVPLNVSYDFSTSHVFSAPGMYKVQLVLVSLNASVDTFYYDIEIETCNQVVAALASSDTLFCDKNCIDFFDQSQFNPTSWQWTFTGASPAASTDQNPIGICYNNYGSFDVTLIACNAAGCDTVLMPNFITEFQLPAAPVITLTGNILSSTPAFSYQWFVVGDTTIYSTSQSFTPTVNGNYYVLINDSNGCQSPSNVVGFYTGIHSSDDHSISIFPNPFNEYITVSDNQNRMLTYTIYDVAGKQLQRGSGHSLILIDARKLAPGYYTIVIISPDKTKRIPLVKSQN, encoded by the coding sequence ATGAAAAAATCTGGTGCCCTTCTATTATTAATGCTTGTTTTTGCTGTATGTATAGTGCACGCCCAAAAGCAATACAATCAGTGGTTTTTTGGAATGGGTTGCGGAGTTGATTTTAATTCCGGTACTCCCACATTTATGAATGGTTCACTTTTAACTGATGAAGGTTGTGCCACCTGGTGTGATGTTAACGGACAGGTTTTAATTTATACCAATGGGGTTAGCGTTTATAATAAAAATCATGCGCTGATGCCAAATGGCACTGGACTAAACTCAAGTGTAAGCAGCACCGAAGGTGCTATCATAGTACCATTGCCTGGCTCGGCAAGTATTTTTTATATTTTCACAACGTTTTCAGAAGGCATGTATTCCATTGTCGATCTATCGCTTAATGGTGGTAACGGAGACGTTACGGTGAAAAACACGTTGTTGCAAAGTAATACTAACGAACGTTTGAGCTATTGTAAACATGCCAATGGAGTAGATTATTGGATAATGTTTCATGGAGATAATACAAGCACCTTTTATGCATTTTTGCTTACAAGTGCCGGTGTAAGTTCTGCGCCAGTTACATCAACAGTGGGAGTGGTTCAATCAACCTTTCTTGGCTATATGAAATTTAATGCACAGGCCTCCAAGGTGGCATGTGCACTCCATTATCAAAATACAATAGAACTTTTTGATTTTGATAATGCAACAGGAATGGTAACCAACCCGGTATTATTTCCGGCCAATTACCCGAATATTTACGGATTAGAATTTTCACTTTCAGGTAAGTATATGTACATAAGTTATGGTTTGCAAAATGGAGTAATTAAACAATTTAATATTTCATCCGGTTTGCTATCGGCAATTCTTGCCAGCGAATATCAGGTTGGTACCATATCATCGCTTGCTTGCGGTGCTTTGCAAATGGGCCCCGATCGAAAAATATACAATAGCAGTTGGGGTAACTATTATCTGAGTTGTATTAATAATCCGGAAGATTCGGGAGTTGCTTGTAATTTTGTTTTACAACAAGTACCCATATCGTTAAGTGTTACAGCAGGTTTGCCAAACTGCCTTTCTTCTGCTTTTGGATTTGCTGAGTTTGATAAACTTTGTTATGGTGACACCGCCTTGCTTATGATTCAGGATAGCGGTTTATTTGCTGCTGTAGCATGGGATTTTGATGATCCAACAACAGTACCACTCAATGTTAGTTATGACTTTTCTACATCTCATGTTTTTTCTGCACCCGGTATGTATAAGGTGCAATTGGTGTTGGTGAGTTTAAATGCTTCCGTTGATACTTTTTATTATGACATCGAAATAGAAACTTGCAATCAGGTGGTTGCTGCATTGGCATCAAGCGACACATTATTTTGCGATAAAAACTGTATCGACTTTTTCGATCAGTCGCAATTTAATCCCACCTCTTGGCAGTGGACATTTACTGGAGCATCGCCCGCTGCATCTACCGATCAGAATCCAATTGGAATTTGTTATAACAATTATGGAAGTTTTGACGTGACTCTGATAGCTTGCAATGCCGCAGGTTGCGACACTGTTCTCATGCCTAATTTCATTACCGAGTTTCAGTTGCCAGCGGCACCTGTAATTACCTTGACAGGAAATATACTAAGTTCAACACCTGCATTCAGCTATCAATGGTTTGTTGTTGGCGATACAACCATTTATAGCACATCACAATCTTTTACTCCCACTGTTAACGGCAATTATTATGTTCTTATAAATGATAGTAATGGTTGTCAGAGTCCTAGTAACGTAGTTGGTTTTTATACCGGCATTCATTCATCTGATGACCACAGTATTTCGATTTTTCCGAATCCGTTTAATGAATATATTACTGTTAGCGATAATCAAAACCGCATGTTAACCTATACCATATACGATGTTGCAGGTAAGCAATTGCAACGTGGTAGCGGGCACAGCCTGATACTAATTGATGCGCGGAAATTGGCGCCAGGATATTATACCATTGTCATTATATCTCCAGACAAAACCAAAAGGATACCTCTTGTAAAATCTCAAAATTAA
- a CDS encoding PKD domain-containing protein has translation MKTRFTLALILLVQITNAQYETTKWYFSNNSALDFISGTPVALTNNAMNQYEGSSSIADQQGNLLFYTDGVTAWNANHQGMLNGSGMFGSNTTNQSALIVPDPANTNQYYIFSNSTVSIYYSIVDMTLNGGLGDVTATKNVLLVSGITEKLAAVKHANGTDYWIMTHGSNNNTFIAFLLTSAGVNNVPVNSSVGIIDASVGQMHFSPNGKHVAFTTLGGASTASVCDFDNLTGIVSNATNVPISTQIYGCGFSPNSRFFYHIQNPTPGAVYQYDLDAGNSAAIIASQVNLGPGPNQYNLGQMQIGYDKKLYIALDGNTQLGVINYPDSLGAACGYSLSGPSLGGKTCGLGLPNFVASYFTQQALINNFCFGDTTTFVASDSLALAAIAWDFGDPSTGPLNLSYSFSTSHVFSSPGNYTVQMVVVYLNTVIDTLTFDVEIKLCNAVVANLASSDTLFCDKNCIDFFDQSQFNPTSWQWTFTGASPSSSTDQNPTNICYNNYGSFDVSLIACNAAGCDTVTFPSFIVEFQLPAAPVITLTGNVLSCTPAFSYQWYIVGDTTVYSISQSFTPTVNGNYYVLINDSNGCQAPSNVIGFFSSTPELVVNNIYFIYPNPANDYFIIESKTQVKQNVQVEIYDALARLVYSEIFVGTKKRIVTKNLSPGYYTLLTRSMDMISYSRLVISN, from the coding sequence ATGAAAACTAGATTCACTCTTGCACTGATTTTATTAGTGCAAATTACTAATGCGCAATATGAAACAACCAAATGGTACTTCAGCAATAACTCGGCACTTGATTTTATAAGCGGAACTCCGGTGGCATTAACAAACAACGCCATGAATCAATACGAAGGCAGCTCAAGCATTGCCGATCAGCAGGGTAATCTGTTGTTTTATACAGATGGTGTTACGGCATGGAATGCTAACCATCAGGGAATGCTCAATGGCAGCGGCATGTTTGGTAGTAATACTACTAACCAATCGGCTCTTATTGTGCCCGACCCGGCCAATACCAATCAATATTATATTTTTTCCAACTCTACCGTTTCAATTTATTACTCCATTGTAGACATGACACTGAACGGAGGCCTTGGCGATGTTACCGCTACCAAAAATGTGTTACTTGTTTCGGGTATTACAGAAAAACTAGCTGCGGTAAAACATGCTAATGGCACGGATTATTGGATAATGACTCATGGTAGTAACAACAATACGTTTATTGCATTTTTGCTGACTTCGGCAGGTGTAAACAATGTGCCTGTTAACTCTAGTGTAGGAATCATTGATGCTTCAGTTGGCCAAATGCATTTTTCGCCCAATGGAAAGCATGTTGCCTTTACCACATTAGGTGGAGCTTCAACAGCAAGTGTTTGCGATTTCGATAATCTTACTGGTATTGTTTCAAATGCTACCAATGTGCCTATCAGTACCCAAATATATGGATGTGGATTTTCGCCTAACAGCCGCTTTTTTTATCATATACAAAATCCAACACCCGGTGCGGTATATCAATATGATTTAGATGCTGGTAATTCGGCTGCCATCATTGCATCACAAGTTAATCTTGGTCCGGGCCCTAACCAATACAATCTTGGGCAAATGCAAATTGGATATGATAAGAAATTATACATTGCACTGGATGGGAATACTCAATTGGGAGTTATTAATTATCCCGATTCGCTTGGAGCAGCTTGTGGATATTCGCTTTCAGGACCATCACTAGGCGGCAAAACCTGTGGGCTTGGTTTACCTAATTTTGTAGCCAGTTATTTTACTCAACAAGCGCTAATTAATAATTTTTGCTTTGGCGATACAACCACATTTGTAGCTTCGGATAGTTTGGCACTTGCCGCCATAGCATGGGATTTTGGTGACCCAAGTACAGGGCCATTAAATCTGAGCTATAGTTTTTCAACCAGCCATGTGTTTTCGTCACCAGGCAATTATACGGTTCAAATGGTAGTGGTTTATCTCAACACAGTAATTGATACATTAACTTTTGATGTGGAGATTAAATTATGCAATGCAGTGGTTGCAAACCTTGCCTCAAGCGACACATTATTTTGCGATAAAAACTGTATCGACTTTTTCGATCAGTCGCAATTTAATCCCACTTCCTGGCAATGGACATTTACTGGTGCATCACCATCTTCATCTACCGATCAAAATCCAACTAATATCTGCTATAACAATTATGGAAGTTTTGATGTGTCGCTTATTGCCTGCAATGCTGCAGGTTGCGATACGGTTACTTTCCCTAGTTTTATTGTAGAGTTTCAATTGCCAGCGGCACCCGTAATTACCTTAACCGGCAATGTGCTTAGTTGTACGCCAGCATTTAGTTATCAATGGTACATTGTAGGCGATACCACTGTGTATAGTATATCACAATCGTTTACTCCTACCGTTAACGGAAATTATTATGTTCTCATTAATGATAGTAACGGATGTCAGGCGCCAAGTAATGTTATCGGGTTTTTTTCCTCCACACCCGAGCTTGTTGTAAACAATATTTATTTCATATACCCCAATCCGGCAAATGATTACTTTATAATAGAAAGCAAAACCCAAGTTAAGCAGAATGTGCAAGTGGAAATTTATGATGCCTTAGCAAGATTGGTATATAGCGAAATTTTTGTTGGAACTAAGAAGCGTATAGTAACCAAAAATTTGTCACCTGGATATTATACGTTGTTAACCAGAAGCATGGATATGATAAGTTATTCACGATTGGTAATTTCAAACTAA
- a CDS encoding PKD domain-containing protein: MKTKITLALIILVQISFAQYETTKWYFSNNSALDFISGTPVALTNSAMNQYEGSSSIADNQGNLLFYTDGVTAWNANHQVMPNGSGMFGNSTTNQSALIVPDPANTNQYYIFSNSTVSIYYSIVDMTLNGGLGDVTATKSVFLVSGISEKLAAVKHANGTDYWIMSHGNSNNTFIAFLLTAAGVNNVPVNSNVGIVDNGAIGQMHFSPNGKHVAFSTVSGTSTASVCDFDNLSGVVSNATNVPISTQIYGCGFSPNSRFFYHIQNPTPGAVYQYDLDAGNSAAIIASQVNLGPGPNQYNLGQMQIGHDKKLYIALDGNTQLGVINYPDSLGAACGYSLSGPSLGGKTCGLGLPNFTSSYFTQQALINNFCFGDTTTFVASDSLALAAIAWDFGDPSTGPLNVSYSFSTSHVFSAPGNYTVQMVVVYLNTVIDTLTFDVEIKLCNAVVANLASSDTLFCDKNCIDFYDQSQFNPSSWQWTFTGASPSSSTDQNPTNICYNNYGSFNVSLIACNAAGCDTVTFPNFIVEFQLPAAPVITLTGNVLSCTPAFSYQWYIVGDTNVYSIAQSFTPTVNGNYYVLITDSNGCQNPSNVIGFYLDVQTMVSSNGFVISPNPFNDLISVKNLNGIKGKLNYVVYDITSRVVKQGIISEQNNLISLENLSRGVYTLALLSETASYRFTIIRQ; the protein is encoded by the coding sequence ATGAAAACAAAAATCACTCTTGCACTGATTATATTGGTGCAAATTTCTTTTGCTCAATATGAAACTACCAAATGGTATTTCAGCAATAACTCGGCACTTGATTTTATAAGTGGAACACCGGTGGCATTAACAAACAGCGCCATGAATCAATATGAAGGCAGCTCAAGTATTGCCGATAATCAGGGAAATCTATTGTTTTATACAGATGGTGTTACAGCGTGGAACGCCAACCATCAGGTAATGCCCAATGGCAGCGGTATGTTTGGTAATTCTACTACTAATCAGTCGGCTCTTATTGTTCCCGACCCGGCCAATACCAATCAATATTATATTTTCTCTAACTCTACCGTTTCAATTTATTACTCCATTGTAGACATGACACTGAACGGAGGCCTTGGTGATGTAACCGCTACCAAAAGCGTCTTTCTTGTTTCCGGTATTTCGGAAAAACTAGCTGCGGTAAAACATGCTAATGGCACCGATTATTGGATAATGAGCCATGGTAACAGTAACAATACGTTTATTGCATTTTTGCTGACAGCGGCAGGTGTAAACAATGTACCCGTTAACTCCAATGTAGGGATTGTGGATAATGGCGCTATAGGTCAAATGCATTTTTCGCCTAATGGAAAGCATGTAGCCTTTAGCACAGTAAGTGGAACTTCTACAGCAAGTGTTTGCGATTTTGATAACCTTTCAGGTGTTGTTTCAAATGCTACCAATGTGCCTATCAGTACCCAAATATATGGATGTGGATTTTCACCTAACAGCCGCTTTTTTTATCATATACAAAATCCAACACCCGGTGCGGTATATCAATATGATTTAGATGCCGGTAATTCGGCTGCCATCATTGCATCACAAGTTAATCTTGGTCCGGGCCCTAACCAATACAATCTTGGGCAAATGCAAATTGGACATGATAAGAAATTATACATTGCACTGGATGGGAATACTCAATTGGGGGTTATTAATTATCCCGATTCGCTTGGAGCAGCTTGTGGATATTCGCTCTCAGGACCATCGTTGGGCGGCAAAACCTGTGGGCTTGGTTTACCTAATTTTACCTCCAGTTATTTTACTCAACAAGCGCTAATTAATAATTTTTGCTTTGGCGATACAACCACATTTGTAGCTTCTGATAGTTTGGCGCTTGCAGCCATAGCATGGGATTTTGGTGACCCAAGTACAGGGCCATTAAATGTGAGCTACAGTTTTTCAACCAGCCATGTGTTTTCGGCACCAGGCAATTACACGGTTCAAATGGTAGTGGTTTATCTCAACACAGTAATTGATACATTAACTTTTGATGTGGAGATTAAATTATGCAATGCAGTGGTTGCAAACCTTGCCTCAAGCGATACGCTTTTCTGCGATAAGAATTGCATCGACTTTTACGATCAATCGCAATTTAACCCTTCTTCCTGGCAATGGACATTTACAGGCGCATCGCCATCTTCGTCTACCGATCAGAATCCAACTAATATCTGTTATAACAATTATGGCAGTTTTAATGTCTCGCTTATTGCCTGCAATGCTGCAGGTTGCGATACGGTCACCTTCCCCAATTTTATTGTCGAGTTTCAATTGCCAGCGGCACCCGTAATTACCTTAACCGGCAATGTTCTTAGTTGTACGCCAGCATTTAGTTATCAATGGTACATTGTAGGCGATACCAATGTGTATAGCATCGCTCAATCGTTTACTCCTACTGTTAACGGAAATTATTATGTTCTCATTACTGATAGCAACGGATGTCAGAATCCAAGTAATGTTATCGGGTTTTATTTGGATGTGCAAACGATGGTTTCATCAAATGGTTTTGTGATTTCTCCTAATCCATTTAATGACCTTATTAGCGTGAAGAATTTAAATGGTATAAAAGGAAAATTAAACTATGTGGTTTATGACATTACATCGCGTGTTGTTAAGCAGGGTATAATAAGTGAACAGAACAATTTAATTAGTCTTGAAAATTTGTCACGGGGAGTATATACGCTTGCCTTGTTAAGCGAAACAGCGAGCTACAGATTTACGATCATAAGACAATAG
- a CDS encoding T9SS type A sorting domain-containing protein — protein MRKIYSIIFCFLTTISVAQKETILWYFSNTCALDFTSGVPVALGNSAMNQYEGSSSICDKQGNLLFYTDGMSIWNSNHVNMPNGTGLMGNFSSNQSALIVPDPANTQQYYVFCNSMSDLYYSVVDMTLNGGLGDVTTKNVFLKSNISEKLAGVKHANGSDYWIMVHGAGNSEFYAYLLTSAGVNLVPVTTTTGAPDAGSIGQMQFSPDGKWVAFTTYASSTNACVSEFDNTTGIPFNSFSIPYSNQIYGCTFSPNSKYFYHQGNPSPAGVFQYDLTLGNSAAIIASGTSVGTGVSGHHMGQMQIGPDKKVYLAMDGLNYLAVINNPDSPAASVNFQQNGVSLIGTNGLGLPNYVASYFTNNAIIQNFCFGDSTSFVVADSAVLAAVAWDFGDPSTGPLNASYSFSTNHVFSAPGTYTVQLIVVYLNTTVDTLSYQVEIKLCNAVVANLASSDTLFCDKNCIDFYDQSQFNPSSWQWTFTGASPSSSTDQNPTNICYNNYGSFNVSLIACNAAGCDTVTFPNFIVDFQLPAAPVITLTGNVLSCTPAFSYQWYIVGDTNVYSTAQSFTPTVNGNYYVLITDSNGCQNPSNVIGFYLDVSTVVSANGFVISPNPFNDFINVQYLNGLNGQLNYVVYDITSRVVKQGIVSEQNNLINLQKLSRGVYTLALLSETASYRFTLVKQ, from the coding sequence ATGAGAAAAATTTACTCGATTATCTTTTGTTTTCTTACCACAATATCAGTAGCACAAAAGGAGACCATCCTGTGGTATTTTAGTAATACCTGTGCGCTTGATTTTACAAGCGGTGTTCCAGTGGCTTTGGGCAACAGTGCGATGAATCAATATGAAGGCAGCAGCAGCATCTGCGATAAGCAAGGCAATTTGCTGTTTTATACAGATGGTATGAGTATATGGAACAGCAATCATGTTAACATGCCCAATGGTACCGGCTTAATGGGGAATTTCTCTTCCAATCAGTCGGCACTCATCGTGCCCGATCCTGCCAATACACAACAATATTATGTGTTTTGTAATTCGATGTCTGACCTTTATTACTCGGTAGTTGATATGACTTTAAACGGAGGACTAGGTGATGTTACCACAAAAAATGTCTTTCTTAAGTCGAACATTTCAGAAAAACTTGCGGGTGTAAAACATGCCAATGGAAGTGATTATTGGATAATGGTTCATGGTGCTGGCAACAGTGAATTTTATGCTTATCTGCTAACTTCTGCAGGTGTAAATTTGGTTCCGGTAACCACTACAACCGGAGCGCCTGATGCAGGTTCAATTGGTCAAATGCAGTTTTCGCCTGATGGTAAGTGGGTTGCGTTTACCACCTACGCTTCATCAACTAATGCATGCGTATCAGAGTTTGATAATACTACAGGAATTCCTTTTAATTCATTTAGCATTCCATATTCCAACCAAATTTATGGCTGCACTTTCAGTCCAAATAGTAAGTATTTTTACCATCAGGGCAATCCATCTCCGGCAGGGGTTTTTCAATATGACCTCACCCTGGGCAATTCGGCAGCAATTATTGCTTCGGGCACAAGTGTGGGCACAGGAGTAAGCGGACATCATATGGGTCAAATGCAAATAGGGCCTGACAAAAAAGTATATCTTGCAATGGATGGCTTAAATTATTTGGCTGTTATTAATAATCCTGACTCGCCTGCAGCTTCAGTAAACTTTCAGCAAAATGGGGTATCATTAATTGGAACCAATGGATTAGGATTGCCCAACTACGTAGCAAGTTATTTTACGAATAACGCCATCATTCAAAATTTCTGTTTTGGCGATTCTACCTCGTTTGTTGTAGCCGACTCTGCAGTGCTTGCTGCTGTAGCATGGGACTTTGGTGATCCAAGTACAGGGCCACTAAATGCAAGTTACAGTTTCTCGACCAATCATGTTTTTTCTGCTCCGGGTACATACACTGTGCAACTAATAGTTGTGTATCTAAATACTACGGTCGATACACTGAGTTATCAGGTTGAAATAAAATTATGCAATGCTGTAGTTGCAAACCTTGCATCAAGCGATACGCTTTTCTGCGATAAGAATTGCATCGACTTTTACGATCAATCGCAATTTAACCCTTCTTCTTGGCAATGGACATTTACAGGCGCATCGCCATCTTCGTCTACCGATCAGAATCCAACTAATATCTGTTATAACAATTATGGCAGTTTTAATGTCTCGCTTATTGCCTGCAATGCTGCAGGTTGCGATACGGTCACCTTCCCCAATTTTATTGTCGACTTTCAATTGCCAGCGGCACCCGTAATTACCTTAACCGGCAATGTTCTTAGTTGTACGCCAGCATTTAGTTATCAATGGTACATTGTAGGCGATACCAATGTGTATAGCACCGCACAATCATTTACTCCTACTGTTAACGGAAATTATTATGTTCTCATTACTGATAGCAACGGATGTCAGAATCCAAGTAATGTTATCGGGTTTTATTTGGATGTGTCAACGGTGGTTTCAGCAAATGGTTTTGTAATTTCTCCTAATCCATTTAATGACTTTATTAATGTGCAGTATTTGAATGGATTAAACGGACAATTAAACTATGTGGTTTATGACATTACATCACGGGTAGTTAAGCAAGGTATAGTAAGCGAACAGAACAATTTAATTAATCTTCAAAAGTTGTCACGTGGAGTATATACGCTTGCCTTGTTAAGCGAAACAGCGAGCTACAGATTTACGCTCGTAAAACAGTAA